In Aneurinibacillus migulanus, the genomic window AAATTCGGCGACTTCATAGAATTTGGCATTGATATCGGTATTGATACAAAAGGCCGTGTCTGGATTATCGAGGTGAATACGAAGCCAAACCGTGAATTGTTCCGCTTGGCTGGGCAATTTGACGTCTATCAAAATGCCATTGAGATGCCTGTTCGTGTCGCGGCAACCCGTTTTCACACCACTGATTGCTATACCTTTTGACTTAAGAATATAGACCTTGTTTGTATTTTTATAGAACAAGGTCTATATGTCTTTATGCTTAGTTTTACAAATCAAGGTACCTCTTCCACTTATCCGATAATGCTCTTCCTTTTCTTTTACGTTAAGGTATAACAAGCAGCAAAAAAAACGCCAAATCCAGTTCTGTTATATAACTGGAACGGGGGAACCACTTATACTTATAGTGGGGTGAAACCGCGATTATATGCGGTCGGGCGCCTTTCGACCGAACCCGTCAGCTAACCTCGTCGGCGATAGGAGAGGGAGAAATAACATGAAGAAAAGCTTTAAAGCGCTTACCGGAGGATTAATGGCAGGGGGCATGCTGTTGAGCGGATTATTCGCTATTCCAGGACAAGCCGAAGCGGCAAATGTTTCTGCAAAATTTGGTCAAACAGTGAATGTTCCAAATCAAGAAACCGTCATTAACAAGATTATTCGCACTGGCAAAAGTTTGGATGGCAGAGCACAGTACAGCCATAACTACCGGCCCGGGAAATATATGGATTGCTCGCAATTCATGTACTATATCTTCCAAAAAAATGGCATTAATATTCACACGCGAGATGATGATCGTCAGGTAAAACTGGGCAGTTATGTGCCAAAAAGCAAGATCAAAAAAGGCGATCTAATCTTCTATAGCACCAAAAGAAATAAATCGGATATTACGCATGTGAGCATGTATATCGGCAACGGAAAAGTACTGCACATGGCAAACACAAAAGTAGACGTTACCATCAGCAATCTAAACAGCTCCTGGCATCAGGAAAACTATGTAACAGCAAGACGTGTCATTAAGTAAGGCTTCACTTTATTGCCTTATTATACTTCACCCTTCCCTTCTATAAACAGGGAAGGGTTTTTCAGTATTGCCAACGAGCCTCCGTGGAGGGCAGGTCGGTAGACCACCCGATAAATCGAGAAACCCGTTCAATTCATTGACCGGTAGTTCACTTGTACTTTCCATCTTTACTCCGCTCGTTCCCTACTCAATTGCCGAAAATAGATAATGATTTCTTTGACATTATTCATAAGGGTCCATCCTCTTTCATGAAAAATGGCCTTGTACTTACGATGAAAAGGCTCTGCCTCATCACGAATGGACCGCTGTCTCTTTGCTAACCATTCCCGTTCCTCTCCTGAAAGCTTCTCTTCAACCGCTCCACATATGAAAGAACGGCATATGCTTGTTTTAAAGCTGGCGTTAAGTCCGCATCCCTTGCCATCAATGAAGAATTGGCAGACTGCATATGCTAGCCGTTCATCCACTGCTTTATATACAGTATGTGAGGATTGACACAGCTTATCATACCGCTCTGCTGGAGACTCCGATGATGTAGGATCCCGCTGATAAAATAGCGGGTGAATGAATGCGCCTGCCACAATTTCGTATTCGTGGATAGTATTACGCGGATTGTGGTACAGCACCTCTAAAAAGAACTCCGTCTTTTCCGCCACAATCATTTTATATATTTCAAATAGGGTAAATACCGGTTCATATGCACAGCAGCCGATATGGGGCAGCTCTTTCGAACGCCGCTCAAAGTGCGGATCTGGACAATTCCGACAAACTTCAGATAGCAACTGTCGGTTCTCTATGTCCCATTGTACCGTATTGTGTTCCATACTCTCATCCCCATTTAGCTTTTATCTTTGTCCATTATAACGTACTTTGTAATTGTTCAAAAACAATTAATACTTTACAAACAAACTATTAATCTTGTATTCTTAGTAAGATTGCTTTAGCACAAAAAAGCGAACAAGCGTTTAAGTAATAAATTATTTATTGGAGGGATTATACGTGCAGGAGGACACGACTGAACATTTTTTCACAAAAGCGCAGGCATTGCTGCTCACGCTGCTGCTGCTCGGTCTTATTGGTTCATTTATTATTAAGCTGGAGGCACCCCCACATGTTCCTCTCCTTCTCTGTATATTCCTATTAATTATCGTCGGGTTTCTTAAGAAGGCGAACTGGAAGACGATGGAACAAGGAATTATCGACGGTGTGAGACCAGGGCTTGTGCCAATCTTAATCTTTTTACTTATTGGGACACTTATCGGCGTATGGATGGCTAGCGGTACTGTACCAACTATGATGGTATACGGCTTTTCCGTTCTATCTGCCCACTATTTCCTCCCTGCTGCGCTAGTTATCTCCGCCATCGTTGGGACATGCATTGGCAGCTCGCTCACTACAGCCGCCACTATTGGGGTCGCGCTTATGGGTATGGGAACGGTCATGGGTATCAATCCAGCATGGGTAGCCGGTGCAGTCATATCTGGAGCATTCTTCGGTGATAAGATGTCACCTCTATCCGATACAACCAATCTAGCACCGACATTAGCGCGCATAGATTTATTTACACATATCCGCCATCTGCTTTGGACGACAGTACCTGCGCTTTTGATTTCTCTTGTACTGTTTTTTTTCATTGGCAGCGGAAACGTAGCACCCGACTCGACCGCTCAAGTAGAAAGCCTTCGTCAGGCGTTGGAACAGCATGCCATTATCCATCCGGCGGCTCTTATTCCACCCGTTCTGCTATTTATTCTAGCTATGCTTCGCATCCCGGCCGTACCGACCTTAATAGCGGGAATTCTATCAGGTATAGCGATTGCGTTCTGGTTAAATCCCGTTATGACCGCTGGGCAGATGGCTACTATTATTCAAAATGGCTTCGTCTCTGAGACTGGAATCAAAGCAGTCGATTCACTGCTCACACGAGGCGGCATGCAGAGCATGATGTTCTCCGTTTCGCTTATTTTCCTGGCGCTTAGCATGGGTGGATTGCTGTATCGCTTAGGGATTATCAATAGACTCATGGAAATGATCCACCGGTTTATTGCGACGCAAGGTCGTCTTATCGCATCCACCGCACTCTCGTCTATTGGAATTAACGTGCTACTCGGGGAACAATATTTGTCCATCGTTTTGCCCGGCAATGCTTTTGCACAACAATACGAAAAACTAGGACTTGAGCGCAAAAACATGGCACGGGTACTTGAAGACGCGGGCACGGTTGTTAATCCGCTCGTTCCTTGGAGCGTATGCGGCGTATTTCTTTCCGGGGTGCTCGGCGTTCCGACAATCGACTATTTACCGTTTGCGTTCTTCTGTCTTTTGTGCCCGATCCTAACTATCCTTCTCGGATTTACTGGAATCGGCATAACCAAAAAGCAAGAAAACAAAGCCTCCCTTTGAAATAAAGGAGGCTTCGTCTTTTTTATGTTATTTAATTTTTACTAACTAACCGAATGATTTTGTCATCATCAGGACGTTCCTGTCCCCTACCATCCCGGTTATTCGTCAGAAAGTACAATGAACCATCCGGACCTTCCTCAATATCACGAATCCGACCGAAGTCACCGGAAAACAGACTATGCAGCGAGACGATTTTCTCGAGATTTTCCTGATCCAACTCCGCTTTCCACAGTTGCTCGCCGCGCAGATTGGCTACAAGCAACTGATTTTTCCATGGCCCCTGTCGTACGAACAGTATACCGGAAGGAGCCCACGTCTGCTCGCCGCTGTGCATCAACGGGCGTTTTTTGCCATCTTCCGCCGTATCGCCTTCAATAACCGACCAACCATAATTGGCACCAGGCTCAATCAGATTTAATTCATCATGCGCTGATTGACCATGCTCTGTACTATACAAGCGTCCAGTTTCCACATGCCACGCCAAACCTTGGGGATTTCGGTGACCAAAGCTGTAAATAGGAGAGTCTGAATCAGGGTTATCCTTAGGAATTGTACCATCCGTTTGGATACGCAGAATTTTCCCGGCTAGATCGCCTCTGTCCTGAGACCGTTCCCTTTCCAACGCATCGCCGGTCGTAATATACAGCATCCCATCCGGTCCGATTTTGAGCCTGCCTCCATTGTGGTTTTGATTGCCGGGGATATTGTCTAATAGCACTTTATCTACTCGGGCGCGGTTATTCTGTTCCACAAGCCGTAGGACCCTGTTTTTAATTCCACCATTTTCTCCATAGGAATGGTATACATACATATAATGGTTGATGGAAAAGTCGGGATCAAGCGCTAGTCCGAGCAAACCTCCCTCCCCCTGTTCCACAAAAGGCGGCGGAAAGGAGAGAACAGGTTGCTCAATTACTTTACCGTCTTGTATAACGCGCAACGTACCGGGACGCTCAGTAAAAAACATGCGGCCATCTGGAGCAATAGCAAGTGCCCAGGGCACGTTCAGTCCCTCTGCCATTACTTCCGGCTGATATGGAATACGCTCCGTGGAAAGCGGTTGTGCCTCTCTGGCGAGCGAAACAGATGCAATCGGCTGTTCTTGTTTCTCATGAGTCGGTTCATCTGAGCTCTTTTCCGGCATGCAACCGCTTATGATCAGTATAAAGCCGATAAGCGTAAGACCTGCGAAAATCATTCGCCAGGCCAGTCTTCCCATTATGTTCTTCCTCCTTTTCCGCTTCCACCTTACTTATTCTGTATAAGGAATGTTTCTAAACGGTCGAGTCCTTCTTCCAGAACATTCATTGCATAGGCATAAGAAATTCTAATATATCCTTCTCCATAGGAAGAGAATGCATCGCCTGGCACGACCGCCACTCGCTGCTCTTCAAGTAAGCGCAATGCGAAATCGAAAGAAGATAAGCCGAACTTCTTAATGGAAGGGAAAATGTAGAAGGCTCCGTCCGGTTTCACCACCTCAAACCCCATCTTTGTAAGCCGTTCATATACGTACGCGCGCCGTTTATTATATGCATCTTTCATTGGTTGTGCATCATCAATCCCTTCCGTAAGCGCCGCCAGTGCTGCATACTGACTAATTGAGCTTGCACATGTTGCATTATACTGGTGGACTTTCACCATATGTTCAGTTATGTAAGCTGGAGCAAATGTAAAGCCGATACGCCAGCCAGTCATCGAATGCGACTTGGATAATCCGTTTATAACAATCGTTTTCCCTCTCATGGAAGGAAGCGCCGCGATAGAACGATGTGTTCCATCATAAATCAACTCGCTGTAAATTTCGTCCGAAATGACAAAAATCTCTTTGTCTGCCAACAGTTCGGCTATCTCTTCAATGTCCTTCTGCTCAAGCGTACAACCGGTCGGATTGGAGGGATACGGCAAAATTACGCAACGCGTACGTTCCGTGATCTTTTCATTTATAAGCGCTGCTGTCATTTTAAAATCAGTCTGGCGCGTATCCGCATAAACCGGTACCGCGCCACACAGACGGATAATTGGTTCGTATCCCGGATATACCGGCCCCGGTAGGATAACCTCATTGCCTTCTTCAAGAATCGTGCGAAACGCAATGTCGATCGCTTCGCTTGCTCCGTTGGTCACAATCACTTCCGAAGCTGCATCGTAACGTAAGCCGTATTTTTGCGCCACAAATGCGCTCGCTGCCTTCCTTAAAGCCTGTAAACCAGCGTTCGGTGTATACGCCGTTTGGTTTTGATCAATCGCCTGCTTGCCTGCATCTTTAATATGTTCCGGTGTAGCAAAATCCGGCTGTCCAATTGTTAGTGAAATAGCGTCATCATACTTTTGGACAAGATTGGAGAATTTACGAATCCCCGAAATCTGGATATCGCGTGCCCGCGAGTTGAGTAAATGCTGCATCTGCCTCGTTCATCCTTTCTTTATGCAAAACATCTGGCTTCTTTGGTTAAAGTATAGCACGGTTTGCAAAAGAAAGTGCCCGTTATTCTACTCTCATTGAGACAATCCCATTAAGCTTCAACAATGCTTATCCTATTTTTTATTATTTTAATAACCCGTCTTCTTTTAACATTATTCCGAAAGAAGTCTCCCACTTCTAAACGTAAAGGTGTCTTCGTCACCAGTGAAAGTGGGAGATGAATTTCGGTTAGGTGTAGCCTAACAGTGTTTCCTGCAGAACATTCGGACAACAATTATCTCACCAGACGCCGTGACGACTGAACTAGCGCAGACATTACCGATCAGGATGTTATCTCCATGTTCAGCAAACAAAGCGGTCTTGAGCCACTTAAAGGCGAATACATCGCCAGAGCAATCCGCTACGCAATAGAGCAATCAACTTCCGTATCCATAAATGAAATCATCGTAAGACCGAGCACGCAACCATAGAAACAGCAACCAAAATAGGCGCAACAACCATCCCTATAAAGTGAAGCCTCCATTAGTGGGAATTTTACTGCCCTTTAAGAGCCGAATAGACGGGATAAGGTTTTGCGCCTGTTTTTTGTCGGTGTATACTTATACTAGAATAAGGAAGGGATTGAAGCATGTGAAAATCGTAAGTGCATGTCTAATGGGGTGTGAATGCCGATATGATCAAAAAGACAACAAGGTCGGCGAAATCGAACAATTTGTTAAGGACGGTAAGGCCATACCTGTCTGTCCCGAACAGCTAGGCGGTCTTCCGACTCCGCGCAATCCAGCAGAAATCGTTGGTGGAGACGGGTTCGACGTGCTTGATGGTACAGCTAGAGTTATTGATAACCAAGGTAACGATGTAACGGAACAATTTCTGCAGGGCGCCAGGCAAGCATTGCGTATGGCACAAGCAGCCGGGGCCGAAGAGGCTATCCTTAAAGAACGCAGCCCTTCATGCGGAAGCGCGCTTGTATACGATGGAACATTCTCTAAAACAAAGCGAAAAGGCACCGGTGTTACCGCCGCCCTCCTCTTACGCCATGGTATCTCTGTCCGCTCCGAAGAGTCACTAGATTAGCCAAAATAGTGGATTAAAAACAGCATACTAATGAGTCCGATAATAAACGCATACGTAGCCGAACGCTCATAGCCATGACCGTGGCTTTCCGGAATTAGTTCCTTATATACGATGAACAGCATTGCACCCGCCGCAAAGGAAAGTCCGTACGGCACAAGCCCTTTCACATAACTGGTCAGTCCATACCCAATAATCCCTGAGAGAATCTCAACCGAACCAGTTAGTGTAGCGACTGCCAGCGCTGTCCAACGGTTAATATTTTGATTCACCAAAAACAAGGCTACCAGAAATCCTTCTGGCGCATTCTGCAGACCGATCGCCAAAGCAATAAGTCCTCCCAGTTCTGCATTATTCCCCGTATAACTGACCCCGACAGATAAGCCTTCCGGCAAATTATGTACTGTAATGGCGGAAATAATTAACAGAGCCTGCGAATCGATTGGCAATTTGTTATTTGGATTCTCCAAATCAACATGTGGCAGATAACGCTCGATTAGCATTAACGTTGTCGTACCGAGCAGCATGCCGAAAGCCAATACATATAAGTTAGACATGTTAACCGCCTCAGGAATCAGACTAAATACAGAAGCAGCCATCATAATTCCTGCTGTTAGCGCCACCAGCGTATCTCTTGCATGATGATTGATATGCCGAAAAAACAGGATAGGAATCGCTCCTACCCCTGTAGCCAGGGCAGAAATCATACTTCCTACTAGCATCATCTCCATATTTTCACCTTTTTGTTTAAATAATAATTGTAAGCAAAAAACAGCACACAGGGTGCTGTTTTCGTATACTAGCGACTTTTGACAAGCAAATCCACCGCTTCTTTGATGACATGATCCGGGCTGTTTCCTTTTTCAATCTCCATACGAATGCACGCTTCCATATTGTTCGCCACAACCAATCCAATGGCACGGTCGACGGCGGAGCGAATGGCAGTCAGCTGAGTAACTACATCCCGGCAATCTTTCTCCTGTTCCATCATGCTTAATACTCCGCGAATCTGTCCCTCGATACGGCGAAGACGGTTTTTTACAGCATCGTTATACTCCATCTATTATCACCTCGACCTAATGGGCTATACAGTAATCATACCCCTTTAGGTATGAGTTGTAAACAAAGAAAAAACAG contains:
- a CDS encoding C40 family peptidase, which codes for MKKSFKALTGGLMAGGMLLSGLFAIPGQAEAANVSAKFGQTVNVPNQETVINKIIRTGKSLDGRAQYSHNYRPGKYMDCSQFMYYIFQKNGINIHTRDDDRQVKLGSYVPKSKIKKGDLIFYSTKRNKSDITHVSMYIGNGKVLHMANTKVDVTISNLNSSWHQENYVTARRVIK
- the nhaC gene encoding Na+/H+ antiporter NhaC, whose translation is MQEDTTEHFFTKAQALLLTLLLLGLIGSFIIKLEAPPHVPLLLCIFLLIIVGFLKKANWKTMEQGIIDGVRPGLVPILIFLLIGTLIGVWMASGTVPTMMVYGFSVLSAHYFLPAALVISAIVGTCIGSSLTTAATIGVALMGMGTVMGINPAWVAGAVISGAFFGDKMSPLSDTTNLAPTLARIDLFTHIRHLLWTTVPALLISLVLFFFIGSGNVAPDSTAQVESLRQALEQHAIIHPAALIPPVLLFILAMLRIPAVPTLIAGILSGIAIAFWLNPVMTAGQMATIIQNGFVSETGIKAVDSLLTRGGMQSMMFSVSLIFLALSMGGLLYRLGIINRLMEMIHRFIATQGRLIASTALSSIGINVLLGEQYLSIVLPGNAFAQQYEKLGLERKNMARVLEDAGTVVNPLVPWSVCGVFLSGVLGVPTIDYLPFAFFCLLCPILTILLGFTGIGITKKQENKASL
- a CDS encoding PQQ-dependent sugar dehydrogenase — its product is MGRLAWRMIFAGLTLIGFILIISGCMPEKSSDEPTHEKQEQPIASVSLAREAQPLSTERIPYQPEVMAEGLNVPWALAIAPDGRMFFTERPGTLRVIQDGKVIEQPVLSFPPPFVEQGEGGLLGLALDPDFSINHYMYVYHSYGENGGIKNRVLRLVEQNNRARVDKVLLDNIPGNQNHNGGRLKIGPDGMLYITTGDALERERSQDRGDLAGKILRIQTDGTIPKDNPDSDSPIYSFGHRNPQGLAWHVETGRLYSTEHGQSAHDELNLIEPGANYGWSVIEGDTAEDGKKRPLMHSGEQTWAPSGILFVRQGPWKNQLLVANLRGEQLWKAELDQENLEKIVSLHSLFSGDFGRIRDIEEGPDGSLYFLTNNRDGRGQERPDDDKIIRLVSKN
- a CDS encoding aminotransferase A, producing the protein MQHLLNSRARDIQISGIRKFSNLVQKYDDAISLTIGQPDFATPEHIKDAGKQAIDQNQTAYTPNAGLQALRKAASAFVAQKYGLRYDAASEVIVTNGASEAIDIAFRTILEEGNEVILPGPVYPGYEPIIRLCGAVPVYADTRQTDFKMTAALINEKITERTRCVILPYPSNPTGCTLEQKDIEEIAELLADKEIFVISDEIYSELIYDGTHRSIAALPSMRGKTIVINGLSKSHSMTGWRIGFTFAPAYITEHMVKVHQYNATCASSISQYAALAALTEGIDDAQPMKDAYNKRRAYVYERLTKMGFEVVKPDGAFYIFPSIKKFGLSSFDFALRLLEEQRVAVVPGDAFSSYGEGYIRISYAYAMNVLEEGLDRLETFLIQNK
- a CDS encoding DUF523 domain-containing protein, whose product is MKIVSACLMGCECRYDQKDNKVGEIEQFVKDGKAIPVCPEQLGGLPTPRNPAEIVGGDGFDVLDGTARVIDNQGNDVTEQFLQGARQALRMAQAAGAEEAILKERSPSCGSALVYDGTFSKTKRKGTGVTAALLLRHGISVRSEESLD
- a CDS encoding ZIP family metal transporter produces the protein MEMMLVGSMISALATGVGAIPILFFRHINHHARDTLVALTAGIMMAASVFSLIPEAVNMSNLYVLAFGMLLGTTTLMLIERYLPHVDLENPNNKLPIDSQALLIISAITVHNLPEGLSVGVSYTGNNAELGGLIALAIGLQNAPEGFLVALFLVNQNINRWTALAVATLTGSVEILSGIIGYGLTSYVKGLVPYGLSFAAGAMLFIVYKELIPESHGHGYERSATYAFIIGLISMLFLIHYFG
- a CDS encoding metal-sensitive transcriptional regulator, with the protein product MEYNDAVKNRLRRIEGQIRGVLSMMEQEKDCRDVVTQLTAIRSAVDRAIGLVVANNMEACIRMEIEKGNSPDHVIKEAVDLLVKSR